A portion of the Candidatus Eisenbacteria bacterium genome contains these proteins:
- a CDS encoding MtrB/PioB family outer membrane beta-barrel protein, whose amino-acid sequence MRSKIFVCAMISGVIVFSSVSAQEKKSETEASVTWITPETDGQRGKFNEYRDIKDGVYVGVETRFDKEKYYLDFRAKDVGYKTQRHDLEGRKWGKLGFFLQYNELPHNLTYGATSFYTGVGGANLTYVSPTPANGSPNKDISTWTAFDYSTERKNYGGGLRLEMLKPFFLDASLNREERSGVYPVGVAGTSPGGPAIELPAPTSYVTDDLKLEAGYARNPFFVSLSYIHSNFKNNNSELVFVNPSTKNTAATSDTFMLPPSNDCDKLGLSGAVKLPFRSKLSFNATSSNTQSHVNLLTSYVADVTGGRTSVTSLRKYVFDGKTDTRSYRSTFTSSPFYFLDGKVFYKYYNRENKSDSIRTTVGTTTLVNHLFDYRKAGYGAELGFKLPASFYFTTSYTHGRIEREERDDIPTNTDDTYGTELRWGGSDFMVARMGYERLVRRGAFVGRTVTGATDAANIERYQRRFDAAPRDRNAYKAMLDVFPTENVNINLGYRYKDTKHKETILGVRSDKRNEFNVDGDYLIAKRVRLFAYVDYEHAKIDQQERRFDTGTNADPGGSSDSLSYTWQVAQIESNYGYGIGTDVHILPQKLALKLQHSSSKSDGSADYTIAFLRVGRTQDNIDISNWGRYRTRYYLGELTYNLTKTLSFGAGYIYTVFASDDAQYSGYKFLYPAGSTNGNFLTGAYADLTYKANIVYFSVAYRP is encoded by the coding sequence ATGAGGTCGAAGATATTTGTTTGCGCCATGATTTCCGGCGTGATCGTGTTCTCGAGTGTTTCTGCTCAAGAGAAAAAATCTGAGACAGAGGCTTCGGTTACCTGGATCACTCCGGAAACGGATGGACAGAGGGGCAAATTCAATGAGTACCGGGATATCAAGGATGGAGTCTATGTCGGGGTCGAGACCAGGTTTGACAAGGAGAAATACTATCTGGATTTCAGGGCCAAGGATGTAGGGTACAAGACTCAGAGGCACGACCTTGAAGGCAGGAAATGGGGAAAGCTTGGCTTTTTCCTCCAGTACAACGAGCTTCCTCACAACCTCACTTACGGAGCAACGAGCTTCTACACGGGAGTCGGAGGGGCCAACCTGACTTATGTCTCACCGACTCCGGCCAACGGATCGCCGAACAAAGACATATCTACCTGGACCGCTTTTGACTACTCCACGGAGAGAAAAAACTACGGGGGAGGCCTTAGACTGGAAATGCTGAAACCGTTCTTTCTTGATGCCTCACTCAACAGGGAAGAAAGAAGTGGAGTATATCCGGTCGGAGTCGCGGGGACCAGTCCGGGAGGTCCTGCCATTGAGCTTCCCGCACCGACCAGCTACGTGACCGACGATTTGAAGCTGGAAGCCGGATATGCCAGGAACCCCTTCTTCGTTTCGCTCAGCTACATTCACAGCAATTTCAAGAACAACAACTCTGAATTGGTTTTTGTCAACCCGTCAACCAAGAATACGGCGGCGACCAGCGATACGTTTATGCTCCCGCCAAGTAACGATTGTGACAAACTGGGCCTGAGCGGCGCGGTCAAGCTCCCATTTCGAAGCAAGCTCAGCTTCAACGCAACTTCTTCGAATACGCAGTCCCACGTCAACCTTCTTACCTCCTACGTGGCAGATGTCACCGGCGGAAGAACCTCTGTCACTTCTTTGCGCAAATACGTTTTCGATGGGAAGACAGACACCAGAAGTTACAGATCTACGTTCACTTCCAGTCCGTTCTACTTCCTGGATGGAAAGGTGTTCTACAAATACTACAACAGGGAGAATAAGTCAGACAGCATAAGGACAACAGTCGGAACAACGACTTTGGTCAACCACTTGTTTGATTATCGAAAGGCCGGCTACGGAGCAGAACTAGGTTTCAAATTACCGGCGAGTTTCTACTTCACAACATCTTACACCCACGGCCGCATCGAGAGGGAGGAAAGGGACGATATCCCCACAAACACAGACGACACCTACGGGACTGAACTGCGATGGGGCGGATCGGATTTCATGGTGGCCAGGATGGGTTATGAGAGGCTAGTGAGAAGAGGAGCTTTCGTGGGACGGACAGTCACAGGTGCCACGGATGCCGCCAATATCGAACGGTATCAAAGACGGTTTGATGCGGCCCCCAGAGACCGGAATGCCTACAAGGCCATGTTAGATGTCTTTCCAACGGAGAACGTCAATATCAACCTGGGGTACAGATACAAAGATACGAAGCACAAAGAGACGATCCTTGGGGTGCGGAGCGACAAAAGGAATGAATTCAACGTGGATGGGGATTACCTGATCGCAAAGAGAGTGAGACTTTTTGCCTACGTCGATTACGAGCACGCCAAGATTGATCAACAGGAAAGACGGTTCGATACTGGAACGAACGCCGATCCTGGAGGAAGCTCGGATTCCCTTTCTTACACGTGGCAAGTTGCTCAAATAGAATCAAACTATGGCTATGGAATAGGGACAGACGTTCACATCCTTCCACAGAAGCTGGCTCTGAAGTTGCAGCACAGCTCTTCCAAATCGGATGGAAGCGCTGATTATACCATCGCCTTTCTTCGTGTTGGGAGAACGCAGGACAACATAGATATCTCCAACTGGGGAAGATACAGGACAAGGTATTATCTGGGCGAGTTGACGTATAACCTCACAAAAACCTTGTCCTTTGGTGCCGGCTACATCTACACGGTATTTGCTTCCGACGACGCACAGTACAGCGGATACAAGTTTCTATATCCCGCGGGGTCAACGAACGGCAATTTTCTGACCGGAGCGTACGCGGACTTGACCTATAAGGCGAACATCGTGTACTTCAGTGTTGCATATCGGCCATGA
- a CDS encoding WG repeat-containing protein codes for MRREYSWNSKSVLPLILGIIWSVGGCAAGKWGYIDSSDKMVIVPHYDDATPFTEGLAAVKVGEKWGYIDKAGKFIIEPQFIEAWRFREGLAAVLSGDKWGFIDTKGKFGIPPQFEDAASFAEGLAPVEVGGKWGYIDKAGKFAIQPQFDYAWLFSEGLAEVKLGEKWGFIDRSGQVVVKPEYTGVLSFSQGLAGVIIGSKRGFIDKKGQTVIKPQFDNVLSFSEDLAPVKRENKWGYIDKSGKIVIEPQFERAFPFHEGLASVKLDYKWGYIFNTGQFAIRPKYDGAFPFSDGLAIVRKGRATGYADKTTKYMRIL; via the coding sequence GTGAGACGGGAATACTCATGGAATTCCAAGTCTGTGCTCCCATTAATACTGGGGATTATCTGGAGTGTGGGCGGGTGTGCAGCGGGAAAGTGGGGCTATATCGATTCATCGGATAAGATGGTTATCGTTCCGCACTATGACGATGCCACCCCCTTCACCGAAGGCCTGGCTGCCGTAAAAGTCGGTGAAAAGTGGGGCTATATTGACAAGGCAGGCAAGTTCATCATCGAGCCCCAATTCATAGAAGCCTGGCGTTTTCGTGAGGGATTGGCTGCCGTGCTAAGCGGGGACAAGTGGGGCTTCATCGACACCAAAGGAAAGTTTGGAATCCCGCCTCAATTCGAGGATGCTGCTTCGTTTGCCGAGGGACTTGCACCCGTCGAAGTCGGGGGCAAATGGGGGTATATCGACAAGGCCGGAAAGTTTGCCATCCAGCCGCAGTTCGATTACGCCTGGCTCTTCTCCGAGGGGCTTGCCGAAGTGAAGCTTGGGGAGAAGTGGGGTTTCATCGATAGATCAGGACAGGTCGTTGTCAAACCTGAATATACCGGAGTATTGTCTTTTTCCCAGGGGCTGGCCGGGGTGATAATCGGCAGTAAGCGTGGCTTCATCGATAAAAAGGGCCAAACCGTAATCAAACCGCAATTCGACAATGTCCTGTCTTTCTCCGAGGATTTGGCACCGGTGAAACGTGAAAACAAATGGGGGTACATAGACAAGAGCGGGAAAATCGTCATTGAGCCCCAATTTGAGCGGGCTTTCCCCTTTCATGAAGGATTGGCTTCCGTAAAACTCGATTACAAGTGGGGCTACATCTTCAACACGGGACAATTCGCCATCCGGCCAAAATATGACGGCGCCTTCCCGTTCAGCGATGGGCTGGCCATCGTGAGAAAGGGACGGGCCACAGGTTATGCTGACAAGACCACAAAGTACATGAGGATTCTATAG
- a CDS encoding metal ABC transporter permease: MFELMVIPFVLCAVLSGIYAYLGIHIIERQVIFVDLALAQIAALGAMIGILLGVGLHTAPAYLFSFAFALAGAAIFALTRLKGKSVPQEAVIGIVYVVTTSASIIVLSRSPSEMEHIKHMLVGNILFAGWQDVIRLAIICGVIGLFHVAFRKPFLTISIEPDLAERQGLSITWWDFLFYVSLGVVVTSSVEVAGVLLIFSYLVVPAACAMLLSSRLRTQLLLGWGVSIIASLAGLFFSAAFDLPTGAAIVCTFGIVFLVAMIASVFRLRSTGRREQISP; this comes from the coding sequence ATGTTCGAGCTAATGGTGATACCGTTTGTCCTGTGCGCAGTCCTCAGCGGGATCTATGCCTATCTAGGCATCCACATTATTGAACGCCAAGTGATCTTTGTAGATCTGGCACTGGCGCAGATTGCAGCGCTGGGCGCTATGATCGGAATACTCCTTGGTGTGGGGTTGCATACTGCACCGGCGTATTTGTTTTCGTTCGCCTTTGCTCTGGCCGGTGCTGCAATTTTTGCCCTTACGCGCCTCAAGGGGAAAAGCGTCCCTCAGGAGGCGGTTATCGGCATCGTATACGTGGTCACGACCTCCGCATCGATAATCGTCCTGAGCCGAAGCCCTTCGGAAATGGAACATATCAAACACATGCTTGTCGGCAATATCCTCTTCGCTGGTTGGCAGGATGTGATAAGGCTGGCAATTATTTGCGGCGTCATTGGCCTGTTTCATGTCGCTTTCAGAAAGCCCTTTCTCACGATCTCAATAGAGCCAGACCTGGCCGAAAGACAGGGTCTCTCAATCACGTGGTGGGATTTTCTTTTCTATGTTTCCCTTGGGGTGGTTGTAACATCGTCAGTGGAAGTCGCAGGTGTTCTGCTCATCTTCTCCTATCTCGTGGTCCCTGCCGCGTGCGCAATGCTCTTGTCGTCCAGGCTTCGGACCCAATTACTTTTAGGATGGGGCGTGAGCATAATTGCCAGCCTTGCAGGACTCTTTTTCTCAGCGGCATTCGATCTGCCTACCGGTGCGGCGATCGTGTGTACGTTTGGAATCGTCTTTCTCGTAGCGATGATCGCCTCCGTCTTTCGACTTAGGTCAACTGGACGGAGAGAGCAGATATCACCATAG
- a CDS encoding metal ABC transporter substrate-binding protein, whose product MTRLLIAMISAAALTAGVAHGDSRLRIVTTTSDMADFARNIGMDRVVVTSLSRGDQDPHAVEPRPSMVVQLKKTNLLIRVGMDLDQWVESLIDAARNPSVMEGAKGYLDASLPIVKLEIPEGRIDSRMGDIHIYGNPHYWISPENAKPILSSILAKMCEISPSNADYFRKNHEEYAKRLDAAIHRWKERLKPYRGAKIVAYHNSWPYFAQCFGLVIVGFVEPKPGIPPTPSHIASLVGKMKAENVRVIVMEPYFNLRTAQSIASKAAARVAVLAPSVGGLEGTDTYIDLLDNDIARLTDALQAPR is encoded by the coding sequence ATGACTCGGTTATTGATAGCCATGATTTCGGCAGCGGCTTTAACGGCAGGTGTTGCCCACGGAGATAGCAGACTGCGAATAGTCACCACGACGTCCGATATGGCTGACTTTGCAAGGAACATCGGCATGGATCGTGTAGTCGTCACCAGCCTCTCCCGCGGTGATCAGGACCCACATGCGGTTGAGCCGCGGCCTTCGATGGTCGTGCAACTCAAAAAGACAAACCTACTTATTCGAGTGGGAATGGATCTTGATCAGTGGGTAGAAAGCCTTATTGACGCAGCACGAAATCCCAGCGTTATGGAGGGGGCTAAAGGTTACCTTGATGCATCGTTGCCTATTGTCAAGCTGGAAATCCCGGAAGGCAGGATAGACAGCCGTATGGGCGACATACATATCTATGGCAACCCGCACTACTGGATCAGCCCTGAAAATGCCAAGCCCATTCTTAGCTCTATACTCGCCAAGATGTGCGAGATAAGCCCTTCGAACGCTGATTACTTCAGAAAGAATCACGAAGAGTATGCTAAAAGGCTCGATGCGGCGATTCACAGATGGAAAGAACGGTTGAAGCCGTATCGGGGCGCAAAAATCGTCGCATATCACAATTCATGGCCCTATTTTGCGCAATGTTTCGGGCTCGTTATCGTCGGATTCGTAGAACCAAAACCGGGCATACCGCCGACGCCGTCGCATATCGCCTCGCTCGTTGGCAAGATGAAGGCCGAGAATGTAAGAGTCATAGTCATGGAGCCATATTTCAACCTGAGAACTGCCCAGTCAATCGCGTCAAAGGCTGCCGCAAGAGTTGCGGTACTGGCTCCCTCGGTCGGCGGGCTCGAGGGAACAGACACTTACATAGATCTTCTCGACAATGACATCGCCCGACTTACAGACGCGCTCCAGGCTCCGCGATAG